The following coding sequences lie in one Arachis ipaensis cultivar K30076 chromosome B03, Araip1.1, whole genome shotgun sequence genomic window:
- the LOC107633370 gene encoding uncharacterized protein LOC107633370, which produces MASNNVYIVVCVYPNCRMRNGDNGVTFECENPILSRTQHVSTLSELKSWILNNLGRTEAREVGRVGYRLLAPMGNGVFRFRLFRLLGDEHVRLKFDIHGRIIAEQMMELSAEDERPLAPPPIHIAIPVDEAEEDDEESDEEYVADSADNDSSEGFDEEEFVPEMLAPTVARHVLPPLHSIPTLSAVPSHYQNLDLDAMHERTPFSDTGEEEYNLDGGIKFQVGHMFKCRDAVLQGVKNYIIHRSAEYRVIKSDRLKYHVQCRQAATGCLWSLRVALRQNLGYWEGHLAVDTVQPLREHSGVARCDTGELSLQTLVQKGVDGEVEGNCTDLRGLGGVVQQGAGTAPGTAKLFF; this is translated from the exons ATGGCCAGTAACAACGTATACATAGTTGTGTGTGTTTATCccaattgtcgtatgagaaatGGCGACAATGGGGTGACATTTGAATGTGAGAATCCGATACTATCACGCACTCAGCATGTAAGTACGTTGTCGGAGTTGAAGAGTTGGATACTGAACAACCTCGGTCGTACAGAAGCGAGGGAGGTCGGAAGGGTggggtataggttgctagcaccAATGGGCAATGGAGTTTTCCGGTTTCGACTCTTTCGACTTTTAGGAGACGAGCATGTTCGACTCAAGTTCGACATCCATGGGAGGATCATAGCGGAACAGATGATGGAGCTTTCCGCCGAG GACGAACGACCTCTTGCACCACCACCGATCCATATCGCCATTCCAGTTGATGAGGCGGAGGAGGACGACGAGGAGTCAGACGAAGAATACGTGGCGGATAGTGCCGACAATGATTCTTCGGAAGGGTTCGATGAGGAGGAGTTTGTACCCGAGATGCTCGCTCCGACTGTGGCGCGCCATGTCTTGCCTCCACTTCACTCAATTCCGACGCTATCGGCAGTGCCAAGTCACTATCAAAATCTGGATTTGGACGCCATGCATGAGAGAACTCCATTTTCTGACACAGGAGAAGAGGAATACAACCTGGACGGTGGGATAAAGTTTCAGGTCGGCCACATGTTCAAATGTCGAGATGCAGTCCTTCAGGGTGTGAAGAATTACATTATTCATAGGAGTGCAGAGTACCGGGTGATCAAATCAGACCGACTAAAGTACCATGTGCAGTGCCGGCAAGCTGCGACTGGGTGTCTATGGAGCCTCCGTGTGGCCCTTCGGCAGAACCTCGGATATTG GGAG GGTCATCTTGCCGTTGATACAGTTCAACCCCTCCGTGAGCATTCCGGTGTTGCAAGGTGCGATACGGGCgagctatcacttcaaaccctTGTACAGAAAGGTGTGGATGGTGAAGTAGAAGGCAATTGCACAGATTTACGGGGATTGGGAGGAGTCGTACAACAAGGTGCCGGAACTGCTCCAGGCACTGCAAAGCTATTTTTCTAG